A region from the Papio anubis isolate 15944 chromosome 6, Panubis1.0, whole genome shotgun sequence genome encodes:
- the STX11 gene encoding syntaxin-11 isoform X2 has product MREKNNDSGKMKDRLAELLDLSKQYDQQFPDGDDEFDSPQEDIVFETDHILESLYRDIQDIQDENQLLVADVKRLGKQNARFLTSMRRLSSIKRDTNSIAKAIKARGEVIHCKLRAMKELSEAAEAQHGPHSAVARISRAQYNALTLTFQHAMHDYNQAEMKQRDNCKIRIQRQLEIMGKDVSGDQIEDMFEQGKWDMFSENLLADVKGARAALNEIESRHRELLRLESRIRDVHELFLQMAVLVEKQADTLNVIELNVQKTVDYTGQAKAQVRKAVQYKKKNPCRTLCCFCCPCLK; this is encoded by the coding sequence GCAAAATGAAAGACCGGCTAGCAGAACTTCTGGACTTGTCCAAGCAATATGACCAGCAGTTCCCAGACGGGGACGATGAATTTGACTCGCCCCAGGAGGACATCGTGTTCGAGACGGACCACATCCTGGAGTCCCTGTACCGAGACATCCAGGACATCCAGGATGAAAACCAGTTGCTGGTGGCCGACGTGAAGCGCCTGGGAAAGCAGAACGCCCGCTTCCTCACGTCCATGCGGCGCCTCAGCAGCATCAAGCGCGACACCAACTCCATCGCCAAGGCCATCAAGGCCCGGGGCGAGGTCATCCACTGCAAGCTACGCGCCATGAAGGAGCTGAGCGAGGCCGCCGAGGCCCAGCACGGCCCGCACTCAGCGGTGGCGCGCATCTCGCGGGCGCAGTACAACGCGCTCACCCTCACCTTCCAGCACGCCATGCACGACTACAACCAGGCCGAGATGAAGCAGCGCGACAACTGCAAGATCCGCATCCAGCGCCAGCTGGAGATCATGGGGAAGGACGTCTCGGGCGACCAGATCGAGGACATGTTCGAGCAGGGCAAGTGGGATATGTTCTCCGAGAACCTGCTGGCCGATGTAAAAGGCGCGCGGGCCGCCCTTAACGAGATCGAGAGCCGCCACCGCGAGCTGCTGCGCCTGGAGAGCCGCATCCGCGACGTGCACGAGCTCTTCTTGCAGATGGCAGTGCTGGTGGAGAAGCAGGCCGACACCCTGAACGTCATCGAGCTCAACGTACAAAAGACGGTCGACTACACCGGCCAGGCCAAGGCGCAGGTGCGGAAGGCCGTGCAGTACAAGAAAAAGAACCCCTGCCGGACCCTCTGCTGCTTCTGCTGTCCCTGCCTCAAGTAG
- the STX11 gene encoding syntaxin-11 isoform X1, with the protein MFASQISLLATICKGSETTVSGKMKDRLAELLDLSKQYDQQFPDGDDEFDSPQEDIVFETDHILESLYRDIQDIQDENQLLVADVKRLGKQNARFLTSMRRLSSIKRDTNSIAKAIKARGEVIHCKLRAMKELSEAAEAQHGPHSAVARISRAQYNALTLTFQHAMHDYNQAEMKQRDNCKIRIQRQLEIMGKDVSGDQIEDMFEQGKWDMFSENLLADVKGARAALNEIESRHRELLRLESRIRDVHELFLQMAVLVEKQADTLNVIELNVQKTVDYTGQAKAQVRKAVQYKKKNPCRTLCCFCCPCLK; encoded by the coding sequence GCAAAATGAAAGACCGGCTAGCAGAACTTCTGGACTTGTCCAAGCAATATGACCAGCAGTTCCCAGACGGGGACGATGAATTTGACTCGCCCCAGGAGGACATCGTGTTCGAGACGGACCACATCCTGGAGTCCCTGTACCGAGACATCCAGGACATCCAGGATGAAAACCAGTTGCTGGTGGCCGACGTGAAGCGCCTGGGAAAGCAGAACGCCCGCTTCCTCACGTCCATGCGGCGCCTCAGCAGCATCAAGCGCGACACCAACTCCATCGCCAAGGCCATCAAGGCCCGGGGCGAGGTCATCCACTGCAAGCTACGCGCCATGAAGGAGCTGAGCGAGGCCGCCGAGGCCCAGCACGGCCCGCACTCAGCGGTGGCGCGCATCTCGCGGGCGCAGTACAACGCGCTCACCCTCACCTTCCAGCACGCCATGCACGACTACAACCAGGCCGAGATGAAGCAGCGCGACAACTGCAAGATCCGCATCCAGCGCCAGCTGGAGATCATGGGGAAGGACGTCTCGGGCGACCAGATCGAGGACATGTTCGAGCAGGGCAAGTGGGATATGTTCTCCGAGAACCTGCTGGCCGATGTAAAAGGCGCGCGGGCCGCCCTTAACGAGATCGAGAGCCGCCACCGCGAGCTGCTGCGCCTGGAGAGCCGCATCCGCGACGTGCACGAGCTCTTCTTGCAGATGGCAGTGCTGGTGGAGAAGCAGGCCGACACCCTGAACGTCATCGAGCTCAACGTACAAAAGACGGTCGACTACACCGGCCAGGCCAAGGCGCAGGTGCGGAAGGCCGTGCAGTACAAGAAAAAGAACCCCTGCCGGACCCTCTGCTGCTTCTGCTGTCCCTGCCTCAAGTAG
- the STX11 gene encoding syntaxin-11 isoform X3, whose translation MKDRLAELLDLSKQYDQQFPDGDDEFDSPQEDIVFETDHILESLYRDIQDIQDENQLLVADVKRLGKQNARFLTSMRRLSSIKRDTNSIAKAIKARGEVIHCKLRAMKELSEAAEAQHGPHSAVARISRAQYNALTLTFQHAMHDYNQAEMKQRDNCKIRIQRQLEIMGKDVSGDQIEDMFEQGKWDMFSENLLADVKGARAALNEIESRHRELLRLESRIRDVHELFLQMAVLVEKQADTLNVIELNVQKTVDYTGQAKAQVRKAVQYKKKNPCRTLCCFCCPCLK comes from the coding sequence ATGAAAGACCGGCTAGCAGAACTTCTGGACTTGTCCAAGCAATATGACCAGCAGTTCCCAGACGGGGACGATGAATTTGACTCGCCCCAGGAGGACATCGTGTTCGAGACGGACCACATCCTGGAGTCCCTGTACCGAGACATCCAGGACATCCAGGATGAAAACCAGTTGCTGGTGGCCGACGTGAAGCGCCTGGGAAAGCAGAACGCCCGCTTCCTCACGTCCATGCGGCGCCTCAGCAGCATCAAGCGCGACACCAACTCCATCGCCAAGGCCATCAAGGCCCGGGGCGAGGTCATCCACTGCAAGCTACGCGCCATGAAGGAGCTGAGCGAGGCCGCCGAGGCCCAGCACGGCCCGCACTCAGCGGTGGCGCGCATCTCGCGGGCGCAGTACAACGCGCTCACCCTCACCTTCCAGCACGCCATGCACGACTACAACCAGGCCGAGATGAAGCAGCGCGACAACTGCAAGATCCGCATCCAGCGCCAGCTGGAGATCATGGGGAAGGACGTCTCGGGCGACCAGATCGAGGACATGTTCGAGCAGGGCAAGTGGGATATGTTCTCCGAGAACCTGCTGGCCGATGTAAAAGGCGCGCGGGCCGCCCTTAACGAGATCGAGAGCCGCCACCGCGAGCTGCTGCGCCTGGAGAGCCGCATCCGCGACGTGCACGAGCTCTTCTTGCAGATGGCAGTGCTGGTGGAGAAGCAGGCCGACACCCTGAACGTCATCGAGCTCAACGTACAAAAGACGGTCGACTACACCGGCCAGGCCAAGGCGCAGGTGCGGAAGGCCGTGCAGTACAAGAAAAAGAACCCCTGCCGGACCCTCTGCTGCTTCTGCTGTCCCTGCCTCAAGTAG